One region of Wyeomyia smithii strain HCP4-BCI-WySm-NY-G18 chromosome 3, ASM2978416v1, whole genome shotgun sequence genomic DNA includes:
- the LOC129732847 gene encoding anoctamin-10 isoform X1, whose product MDDIKAKLIPNTIFNDEEDEFSLKSHKETIPSIRQRNSQIHALENMDQNEEKEKLHELHSSLKRTSKAVAFSDDGPRKRAGFAAHEKRAPDMSSSTSEDEKRFVESFMVMEFSENTDSETICWILEKIRGKRIDGGAELLVRKEPLTKETRNLILHISATQMKFLELADDIGFMKQTKNGIIRNFNVACLDDFFYDENMAMEDILTSADRQIIIKYALENIRASEQEHHIPGTRVQLHHGQSIIQAAQHAEIITSLHSLHDKSKLRKLRHVWIKPTQPQPIDEIRNYFGESVGMYFSFLGFYTYALIVPTALGLLQMALSEETETVPFFCIFYVVWMKVFLELWKRKSSSHAYRWGTITMTNLDEPRVGYYGKLGRDFITGKLTLHYPKWKTYVQMYFVTAPIILLCISIAAFVTIFQFYVESYLAESFGLDSYIMYVPSIVNAIYIALSTVAYDKLATYLTDKENHRTQSQYERHRVNKLIVLEFVNNFLCLFYIAFVLQDMKMLKTQLMMQLIVLQFVQNVLENLFPYLKKKVGLIAVNTFVQSRYDQLQKEFEEYDQMGIQSLEPDDYRILRNKKESILDEYNTYDDYLELYIQFGYMVLFSSVAPMTSFWAILNNVIEIRLDAYKLCSFFKRPFARRTKNIGAWQLAFETLAVISIMTNCGILYLSPQMREMATNLSAETYAVSFLVIEHVLLGLTWFIYKAIPDTPLWVRVALARADYESRQALKRENAQRSRNLLFRRFRSVFDSHSMLT is encoded by the exons ATGGACGATATCAAAG CTAAACTGATTCCCAACACGATCTTCAATGACGAAGAGGATGAGTTCAGCCTCAAAAGCCACAAGGAAACGATTCCGTCGATAAGGCAGCGTAACTCACAAATCCACGCACTGGAGAACATGGACCAGAATGAGGAGAAAGAAAAACTGCACGAACTACACTCGAGTTTGAAGCGGACTAGCAAAGCGGTTGCTTTCAGCGACGATGGCCCCCGGAAGCGGGCTGGCTTCGCGGCGCACGAGAAACGCGCCCCAGATATGAGTAGCAGCACCAGCGAGGACGAGAAAAGGTTCGTGGAATCCTTCATGGTGATGGAATTCAGTGAAAACACCGACTCCGAAACGATTTGTTGGATCTTGGAGAAGATACGTGGCAAACGGATCGATGGCGGTGCCGAACTGCTCGTCCGCAAGGAACCATTGACAAA AGAAACGCGTAACCTAATCTTGCACATATCGGCAactcaaatgaaatttctagAACTCGCTGACGATATTGGTTTCATGAAGCAAACCAAAAATGGAATCATCAGAAACTTCAATGTCGCCTGTCTGGATGACTTTTTCTACGATGAAAATATGGCCATGGAGGACATTCTAACATCCGCCGATCGGCAAATTATTATCAAGTATGCACTGGAAAATATTCGAGCCTCCGAACAGGAACACCACATCCCGGGTACCAGAGTCCAGCTGCACCATGGGCAGTCGATTATTCAAGCGGCGCAGCATGCGGAAATCATAACCAGTCTTCACTCGTTGCACGACAAATCAAAGCTACGCAAGCTACGTCATGTATGGATTAAACCGACGCAACCACAGCCGATCGACGAGATCCGTAATTACTTCGGGGAAAGTGTCGGAATGTACTTTTCCTTTTTGGGTTTCTACACCTACGCACTGATTGTGCCAACCGCTCTAGGGCTCCTGCAGATGGCTCTGTCGGAGGAAACGGAAACGGTTCCCTTTTTCTGTATCTTTTACGTCGTCTGGATGAAGGTTTTCCTAGAGCTGTGGAAACGGAAAAGTTCGTCGCATGCTTATCGCTGGGGAACGATCACAATGACTAATCTGGACGAACCCCGAGTTGGTTACTATGGGAAGTTGGGCCGTGATTTCATTACCGGCAAACTGACACTCCACTATCCCAAGTGGAAAACCTACGTGCAGATGTACTTCGTTACGGCACCCATTATTTTGCTGTGCATATCCATAGCAGCATTCGTaacgattttccaattttaCGTGGAAAGTTACCTGGCCGAATCGTTCGGTCTGGATTCGTACATAATGTACGTGCCGTCGATCGTGAATGCGATCTACATCGCCCTCTCGACGGTTGCGTACGATAAGCTGGCAACGTACCTAACGGACAAGGAAAATCATCGCACCCAAAGTCAGTACGAGCGACATCGCGTCAACAAGCTGATTGTGCTAGAGTTTGTCAATAATTTCCTCTGCCTGTTTTATATCGCCTTTGTGCTGCAG GATATGAAAATGCTTAAAACACAGCTGATGATGCAATTGATCGTTCTGCAGTTTGTGCAAAACGTGCTGGAAAACTTGTTTCCGTACCTCAAAAAGAAGGTAGGCCTAATCGCAGTGAATACCTTCGTCCAGTCACGGTACGACCAGCTGCAGAAAGAATTCGAAGAGTACGATCAAATGGGAATCCAATCACTAGAACCGGACGATTATCGAATATTGCGAAACAAGAAGGAAAGCATTCTCGACGAGTACAACACCTACGACGACTACCTGGAGCTGTACATCCAATTCGGTTACATGGTTTTGTTTTCGTCTGTCGCACCCATGACTTCCTTCTGGGCCATCCTCAATAACGTAATCGAAATCCGACTGGATGCATATAAGCTGTGTTCGTTTTTCAAACGGCCGTTCGCCAGGCGAACGAAAAACATCGGTGCCTGGCAGCTGGCGTTCGAAACACTGGCGGTTATTTCCATCATGACCAACTGCGGTATTCTGTATCTGTCACCCCAAATGAG GGAAATGGCAACCAATTTAAGTGCGGAAACATACGCCGTTTCCTTCCTAGTCATCGAACACGTTCTGCTCGGGTTGACATGGTTTATCTACAAAGCCATTCCGGACACTCCCCTGTGGGTACGAGTAGCTCTAGCCAGAGCGGACTACGAATCTCGACAGGCACTGAAACGAGAA AACGCTCAACGATCGCGCAACCTGCTGTTCAGACGCTTCCGAAGTGTGTTCGATTCGCATTCTATGTTAACCTAA
- the LOC129732847 gene encoding anoctamin-10 isoform X2, which yields MDDIKAKLIPNTIFNDEEDEFSLKSHKETIPSIRQRNSQIHALENMDQNEEKEKLHELHSSLKRTSKAVAFSDDGPRKRAGFAAHEKRAPDMSSSTSEDEKRFVESFMVMEFSENTDSETICWILEKIRGKRIDGGAELLVRKEPLTKETRNLILHISATQMKFLELADDIGFMKQTKNGIIRNFNVACLDDFFYDENMAMEDILTSADRQIIIKYALENIRASEQEHHIPGTRVQLHHGQSIIQAAQHAEIITSLHSLHDKSKLRKLRHVWIKPTQPQPIDEIRNYFGESVGMYFSFLGFYTYALIVPTALGLLQMALSEETETVPFFCIFYVVWMKVFLELWKRKSSSHAYRWGTITMTNLDEPRVGYYGKLGRDFITGKLTLHYPKWKTYVQMYFVTAPIILLCISIAAFVTIFQFYVESYLAESFGLDSYIMYVPSIVNAIYIALSTVAYDKLATYLTDKENHRTQSQYERHRVNKLIVLEFVNNFLCLFYIAFVLQDMKMLKTQLMMQLIVLQFVQNVLENLFPYLKKKVGLIAVNTFVQSRYDQLQKEFEEYDQMGIQSLEPDDYRILRNKKESILDEYNTYDDYLELYIQFGYMVLFSSVAPMTSFWAILNNVIEIRLDAYKLCSFFKRPFARRTKNIGAWQLAFETLAVISIMTNCGILYLSPQMREMATNLSAETYAVSFLVIEHVLLGLTWFIYKAIPDTPLWVRVALARADYESRQALKRED from the exons ATGGACGATATCAAAG CTAAACTGATTCCCAACACGATCTTCAATGACGAAGAGGATGAGTTCAGCCTCAAAAGCCACAAGGAAACGATTCCGTCGATAAGGCAGCGTAACTCACAAATCCACGCACTGGAGAACATGGACCAGAATGAGGAGAAAGAAAAACTGCACGAACTACACTCGAGTTTGAAGCGGACTAGCAAAGCGGTTGCTTTCAGCGACGATGGCCCCCGGAAGCGGGCTGGCTTCGCGGCGCACGAGAAACGCGCCCCAGATATGAGTAGCAGCACCAGCGAGGACGAGAAAAGGTTCGTGGAATCCTTCATGGTGATGGAATTCAGTGAAAACACCGACTCCGAAACGATTTGTTGGATCTTGGAGAAGATACGTGGCAAACGGATCGATGGCGGTGCCGAACTGCTCGTCCGCAAGGAACCATTGACAAA AGAAACGCGTAACCTAATCTTGCACATATCGGCAactcaaatgaaatttctagAACTCGCTGACGATATTGGTTTCATGAAGCAAACCAAAAATGGAATCATCAGAAACTTCAATGTCGCCTGTCTGGATGACTTTTTCTACGATGAAAATATGGCCATGGAGGACATTCTAACATCCGCCGATCGGCAAATTATTATCAAGTATGCACTGGAAAATATTCGAGCCTCCGAACAGGAACACCACATCCCGGGTACCAGAGTCCAGCTGCACCATGGGCAGTCGATTATTCAAGCGGCGCAGCATGCGGAAATCATAACCAGTCTTCACTCGTTGCACGACAAATCAAAGCTACGCAAGCTACGTCATGTATGGATTAAACCGACGCAACCACAGCCGATCGACGAGATCCGTAATTACTTCGGGGAAAGTGTCGGAATGTACTTTTCCTTTTTGGGTTTCTACACCTACGCACTGATTGTGCCAACCGCTCTAGGGCTCCTGCAGATGGCTCTGTCGGAGGAAACGGAAACGGTTCCCTTTTTCTGTATCTTTTACGTCGTCTGGATGAAGGTTTTCCTAGAGCTGTGGAAACGGAAAAGTTCGTCGCATGCTTATCGCTGGGGAACGATCACAATGACTAATCTGGACGAACCCCGAGTTGGTTACTATGGGAAGTTGGGCCGTGATTTCATTACCGGCAAACTGACACTCCACTATCCCAAGTGGAAAACCTACGTGCAGATGTACTTCGTTACGGCACCCATTATTTTGCTGTGCATATCCATAGCAGCATTCGTaacgattttccaattttaCGTGGAAAGTTACCTGGCCGAATCGTTCGGTCTGGATTCGTACATAATGTACGTGCCGTCGATCGTGAATGCGATCTACATCGCCCTCTCGACGGTTGCGTACGATAAGCTGGCAACGTACCTAACGGACAAGGAAAATCATCGCACCCAAAGTCAGTACGAGCGACATCGCGTCAACAAGCTGATTGTGCTAGAGTTTGTCAATAATTTCCTCTGCCTGTTTTATATCGCCTTTGTGCTGCAG GATATGAAAATGCTTAAAACACAGCTGATGATGCAATTGATCGTTCTGCAGTTTGTGCAAAACGTGCTGGAAAACTTGTTTCCGTACCTCAAAAAGAAGGTAGGCCTAATCGCAGTGAATACCTTCGTCCAGTCACGGTACGACCAGCTGCAGAAAGAATTCGAAGAGTACGATCAAATGGGAATCCAATCACTAGAACCGGACGATTATCGAATATTGCGAAACAAGAAGGAAAGCATTCTCGACGAGTACAACACCTACGACGACTACCTGGAGCTGTACATCCAATTCGGTTACATGGTTTTGTTTTCGTCTGTCGCACCCATGACTTCCTTCTGGGCCATCCTCAATAACGTAATCGAAATCCGACTGGATGCATATAAGCTGTGTTCGTTTTTCAAACGGCCGTTCGCCAGGCGAACGAAAAACATCGGTGCCTGGCAGCTGGCGTTCGAAACACTGGCGGTTATTTCCATCATGACCAACTGCGGTATTCTGTATCTGTCACCCCAAATGAG GGAAATGGCAACCAATTTAAGTGCGGAAACATACGCCGTTTCCTTCCTAGTCATCGAACACGTTCTGCTCGGGTTGACATGGTTTATCTACAAAGCCATTCCGGACACTCCCCTGTGGGTACGAGTAGCTCTAGCCAGAGCGGACTACGAATCTCGACAGGCACTGAAACGAGAA GACTAA